One Spirochaeta africana DSM 8902 genomic window carries:
- a CDS encoding sugar nucleotide-binding protein: MTNPVVITGASGTIGTELVDALRRLGIPAVGWNRQEVPPLHASAAAAYLDRIQPRYLFSLAVASQPTGIEDEGWRINADWPGQLAELCSQRGIGFLQTSTVMVYADTTKGPITPATEPNADTGYGYQKLCSEQYVQQAHPDALIVRIGWQIGLNGGNSMINRLDQLMAQDGRIDASTAWMPAVSFIPDTVAAMLQLAGLGGSPAAAPGVYLLDSNQRWNFAEIVHGLAAALGRDWRVHENTDFVFDQRMQDPRITLPGLDARLPQLAT, encoded by the coding sequence ATGACCAATCCAGTAGTAATTACCGGTGCCTCGGGCACAATCGGCACTGAACTGGTAGACGCTCTGCGCAGGCTCGGCATTCCAGCCGTCGGCTGGAACCGGCAGGAGGTGCCGCCGTTACACGCCTCCGCGGCTGCCGCCTACCTTGACCGCATCCAACCCCGGTATCTGTTTTCGCTGGCGGTTGCCTCACAGCCAACCGGTATCGAGGATGAAGGCTGGCGGATTAATGCAGACTGGCCTGGCCAGTTAGCCGAACTGTGCAGCCAGCGGGGTATCGGGTTTCTGCAAACATCAACGGTTATGGTGTACGCTGACACTACAAAAGGACCAATAACCCCGGCAACAGAGCCGAATGCGGACACCGGCTATGGCTATCAGAAACTCTGCAGCGAGCAGTATGTACAGCAGGCACATCCCGATGCACTGATCGTGCGCATCGGGTGGCAGATCGGCCTGAACGGCGGCAACAGCATGATTAACCGCCTGGATCAGCTCATGGCACAAGACGGTAGGATAGATGCCAGTACCGCCTGGATGCCTGCGGTGTCATTCATTCCGGACACGGTAGCTGCCATGCTGCAGCTGGCCGGACTTGGAGGGAGCCCCGCTGCCGCTCCCGGGGTCTATCTACTGGACAGCAATCAACGCTGGAATTTTGCAGAGATTGTACATGGCCTGGCGGCTGCCCTCGGAAGGGACTGGCGGGTACACGAAAACACGGATTTCGTATTTGATCAGCGTATGCAAGACCCACGCATTACCCTGCCGGGGCTGGATGCACGATTGCCGCAGCTGGCTACTTGA
- a CDS encoding DUF4097 family beta strand repeat-containing protein, producing MSANTRNKYIIVILAAAAIAVSSCDLILMQHQESFSRSYSAEGIARVTVANIDGDITIRSTSSTSSIEVSGTKYGTTRAVLDEINIIAGTDITGSGTLAITAVYQGYDGKVDFSVTVPPGTIVETSGSSGRVHVTGDVTLQRVRQDGGSVLIQDVSSAGNIRTSNADITIRRVETLGDITTEHGSIRADLNRVSAHRSITAYRGNVRISAARDLNARVITTVSGSGTATNTAITAGGPYRVEVKATRGDITIRNP from the coding sequence ATGTCCGCAAACACCAGAAATAAGTATATCATCGTCATTCTTGCCGCGGCTGCGATTGCCGTGAGCAGCTGCGATCTTATCCTGATGCAGCACCAGGAAAGCTTTTCCAGAAGCTACAGTGCAGAAGGTATCGCTCGCGTTACTGTCGCCAATATCGACGGTGATATTACCATACGATCCACCAGCAGCACCTCGTCTATCGAGGTGAGCGGCACCAAATATGGCACCACCCGTGCCGTGCTCGACGAAATCAATATTATTGCAGGAACCGACATTACCGGATCAGGAACACTCGCCATTACTGCAGTGTATCAGGGCTACGACGGCAAGGTCGATTTTTCCGTTACCGTTCCACCAGGAACCATTGTTGAAACAAGCGGCAGCAGCGGCCGGGTTCATGTCACTGGTGATGTCACTCTGCAGCGTGTGCGTCAGGATGGGGGGAGCGTACTGATACAGGATGTCAGCTCCGCCGGCAATATCCGTACCAGCAACGCAGACATCACGATTCGCCGGGTCGAAACCCTCGGGGACATCACCACGGAGCACGGCAGCATCAGGGCAGACCTGAACCGCGTGAGTGCACACCGCAGTATTACCGCATATCGCGGGAATGTACGGATCTCTGCCGCACGTGATCTTAATGCTCGGGTTATAACGACAGTCTCCGGATCGGGCACGGCCACCAACACCGCAATTACCGCCGGAGGTCCGTATCGCGTAGAGGTGAAGGCAACCCGAGGAGACATCACAATCCGCAACCCGTAA
- a CDS encoding ATP-binding protein: MSDTGHAYVDITFGPRWKYIAVTRNYVQSFIAIGLAGQSKADKIAMAVSELLENAVKYSAGEETRIRLEVRPADKKIHVAVSNKTDPAREEELRKIYERVNAGDPLQTFIEMMREATMRTDGKSQLGLARIRHELGADIGLDISKDHLVTITLDVDVEVEGEHE, from the coding sequence ATGAGTGACACTGGTCATGCCTACGTGGATATTACCTTCGGGCCACGCTGGAAGTACATCGCGGTAACCCGTAATTATGTACAAAGCTTTATTGCAATCGGACTTGCCGGGCAAAGCAAGGCAGACAAGATTGCGATGGCGGTAAGTGAACTGCTGGAGAATGCGGTAAAGTATTCGGCCGGCGAGGAAACGCGCATCCGGCTTGAGGTGCGCCCGGCGGACAAAAAGATACATGTGGCGGTTTCCAACAAGACCGATCCGGCGCGTGAGGAAGAACTCCGCAAGATTTATGAACGGGTGAATGCGGGAGATCCCCTGCAGACCTTTATAGAAATGATGCGCGAGGCGACGATGCGCACCGACGGCAAGAGTCAGCTGGGGCTGGCACGCATCCGGCATGAGCTGGGCGCGGATATCGGGCTGGATATTTCGAAGGATCATTTGGTGACCATTACCCTGGATGTGGACGTAGAAGTGGAGGGTGAACATGAGTAA
- a CDS encoding TetR/AcrR family transcriptional regulator yields the protein MNRSDTREHILDTAVQLFTELGYDAVGVQPLCEAAKITKPTLYHWFGSKHGVLQAAVERYADEILQNLEPCLRYHGDLPDTLQRLIGAMLAAAERQPAAIRLFLSLQHAPQRSESRRAAAVFFDALHASTTQLFISASSDHGNMIGREQGYAVSFLATVFGYIELVLNNQLQADQHLAYRIMHQFSHGIYS from the coding sequence ATGAATCGATCAGACACTCGTGAACATATTCTCGATACGGCGGTGCAGCTCTTTACCGAGCTGGGCTACGACGCTGTAGGAGTGCAACCTCTGTGCGAGGCTGCCAAGATTACCAAACCCACCCTGTACCATTGGTTCGGCAGCAAGCACGGGGTGCTGCAGGCGGCGGTAGAACGCTATGCCGACGAGATACTACAAAATCTGGAACCCTGCCTGCGATATCACGGTGATCTGCCCGACACCCTGCAACGCCTGATTGGTGCCATGCTGGCAGCAGCCGAACGCCAACCGGCTGCGATCCGACTGTTCCTTTCGCTGCAGCATGCCCCTCAGCGCAGCGAAAGCCGGCGCGCGGCAGCTGTGTTCTTTGATGCACTGCATGCGAGTACCACACAGCTGTTTATTTCAGCCTCCAGCGACCATGGCAACATGATCGGCCGGGAGCAGGGATATGCCGTTTCGTTTCTGGCCACGGTATTCGGCTATATCGAGCTGGTACTGAATAATCAGCTGCAGGCCGATCAACACCTGGCCTACCGGATCATGCATCAGTTTTCTCATGGAATCTATTCATAA
- a CDS encoding SDR family oxidoreductase — protein sequence MSFATGKRVVITGANSGIGFETARILAAYGAEVIMVCRSRERGENARQEIIRRDPDADIALYTADLASRDSIASLCRELNRRYSSLHILIHNAGAFFGTPQQTEDKLERSFAVNHLGPYRLTMGLIELLQSGAPARVIMVSSEAHRFFPLDLVDVRRPRRYRGFKAYCNSKLANILFARELARRYSDAGISAVSLHPGFVRTRFGDRSSRRPSAVLFRVAARLFAASPEKGAATPVFLADTEDLTSGMYYVNRKLKKPSPAARSDKLAAELWQLSESLA from the coding sequence ATGTCGTTTGCAACTGGAAAACGTGTCGTGATCACCGGAGCAAACTCCGGCATCGGGTTCGAAACGGCCCGGATACTGGCCGCCTACGGAGCAGAGGTGATTATGGTGTGTCGCAGCCGGGAACGCGGAGAGAATGCCCGGCAGGAGATAATCAGGCGCGACCCGGATGCGGATATAGCGCTGTACACCGCAGACCTGGCGTCGCGTGACTCAATAGCATCCCTGTGCCGTGAGCTGAATCGCCGCTATTCCTCGCTTCACATTCTGATACACAACGCAGGAGCATTTTTCGGTACTCCGCAGCAGACCGAGGACAAACTGGAAAGATCCTTCGCGGTGAATCACCTTGGCCCATACCGACTGACCATGGGACTGATCGAGCTGCTGCAGTCCGGCGCTCCGGCGCGGGTTATCATGGTTTCATCCGAGGCCCATCGATTCTTCCCGCTCGATCTGGTGGACGTGCGTCGACCAAGGCGCTACCGCGGCTTTAAGGCCTACTGCAACAGCAAGCTCGCCAACATCCTGTTCGCCCGAGAACTGGCGCGTAGATACAGCGATGCCGGTATTTCTGCCGTTTCACTGCATCCGGGTTTTGTGCGCACCAGGTTCGGGGACCGCAGCAGCCGCCGGCCGTCAGCTGTTCTGTTTCGCGTCGCCGCACGCCTGTTTGCCGCCTCTCCCGAAAAGGGAGCCGCAACCCCGGTGTTCCTGGCCGATACCGAGGACCTGACCAGCGGCATGTATTACGTCAACCGCAAGCTGAAAAAACCCTCCCCGGCTGCCCGAAGCGACAAGCTCGCTGCCGAGCTGTGGCAATTAAGCGAATCCCTGGCTTGA
- a CDS encoding 4-alpha-glucanotransferase, giving the protein MKFPGFTHNLTGVAVPVSALRSPESLGCGEFADLLPLAEWCKQTGLEVIQLLPINDTGSQSSPYFALTAFALHPMYLRVQDLPELGDLPDLAKKVKSKITRAKKTLNAHERMDYQGTLTTKMELVNTIFAEHADAILSSKPLADWIAANHWVKEYAVFKVLKAENQERSWVEWDSFQEPAPGDIEKRWSEKKLQREHMFHAWLQWRLENQLREVVGRLDEMDVFLKGDLPILMNEDSADVWAHRDIFITRLRAGAPPDMFSADGQNWGFPIYDWDTLAEQDYGWWKDRLRQSDKFYHAYRIDHVLGFFRIWSIPEANTLGTLGYFFPSAFIAQEELRRHGLDDARIRWLAEPHIQGEQIRDTLGEYHEAIVSRVFSQIFDQDLYTFSRKVHGEKFFDQLDIPDNIRGVLRAWYKDRALIEVEDGIYAPSWTFRECSRYHALSDHEKGAFEHLVATHANRSEAMWAENGRRLLSFMSQTVPMLTCAEDLGVIPDCVPQVLGELGILSLRIPRWSRDWNAPGQPYVSLQDYPALSVCTPSVHDTSTMREWWEREGEQEGFWHSLGFQEPCPGEFTADTAMRVYQRLLECNSQICMFQIQDLFVLDPELRVEDPGLERINVPGTLNDFNWTYRIPMDVQELKKYTTLNTRVAELTGPRAERTV; this is encoded by the coding sequence ATGAAATTCCCAGGTTTTACCCACAACTTAACCGGCGTTGCGGTGCCGGTTTCCGCGCTGCGCAGCCCCGAAAGCCTTGGCTGTGGAGAATTCGCCGATCTGCTGCCGCTGGCAGAATGGTGCAAACAGACAGGCCTTGAGGTTATCCAGCTGTTGCCGATAAACGATACCGGCTCGCAGAGTTCGCCCTATTTTGCGCTTACCGCCTTTGCGCTGCATCCGATGTACCTGAGGGTACAGGATCTGCCAGAGCTTGGCGATCTGCCGGATCTCGCTAAAAAGGTCAAATCAAAGATTACCAGAGCAAAGAAAACCCTGAATGCCCATGAGCGCATGGACTATCAGGGGACGCTCACCACCAAGATGGAGCTGGTTAACACCATTTTCGCCGAGCATGCCGACGCAATCCTGTCCTCTAAACCACTGGCTGACTGGATTGCCGCCAACCACTGGGTAAAGGAATACGCGGTATTCAAGGTGCTCAAGGCAGAAAACCAGGAGCGCAGCTGGGTAGAGTGGGACTCTTTCCAGGAGCCGGCACCCGGGGATATCGAGAAGCGCTGGAGCGAGAAAAAACTGCAGCGCGAGCACATGTTTCACGCATGGCTGCAGTGGCGCCTGGAGAACCAGCTGCGCGAGGTTGTTGGTCGTCTGGACGAGATGGATGTGTTTCTGAAGGGCGACCTGCCCATCCTGATGAACGAGGACAGCGCTGACGTGTGGGCTCACCGTGACATCTTTATAACCCGCCTGCGTGCCGGGGCACCGCCGGATATGTTCTCGGCAGATGGGCAGAACTGGGGATTCCCCATCTATGACTGGGACACCCTGGCAGAACAGGATTATGGCTGGTGGAAGGATCGCCTGCGGCAGTCAGACAAGTTCTATCATGCTTACCGGATCGACCACGTGCTGGGATTTTTCCGCATCTGGAGCATCCCCGAGGCAAATACCCTCGGCACCCTGGGATACTTCTTCCCTTCGGCCTTTATTGCCCAGGAGGAATTGCGCCGACACGGGCTGGATGATGCACGAATCCGCTGGCTGGCCGAGCCGCACATCCAGGGGGAACAGATTCGTGACACCCTGGGGGAATACCATGAGGCGATCGTATCCCGGGTATTCTCACAGATCTTCGACCAGGATCTGTATACCTTCAGTCGCAAGGTGCACGGGGAAAAGTTCTTTGATCAGCTGGATATTCCGGATAATATTCGCGGCGTCCTGCGTGCCTGGTACAAGGATCGAGCCCTGATCGAGGTAGAAGATGGCATCTATGCCCCGTCATGGACCTTCCGGGAATGCTCCCGCTACCACGCCCTGTCTGATCACGAGAAGGGTGCTTTTGAGCACCTGGTAGCGACCCATGCCAATCGATCCGAAGCAATGTGGGCCGAAAACGGCCGACGACTGCTGTCATTCATGAGTCAAACCGTGCCGATGCTGACCTGTGCCGAGGATCTGGGGGTTATTCCGGACTGCGTGCCCCAGGTTCTGGGCGAGCTGGGCATCCTGAGCCTGCGCATCCCCCGCTGGAGCAGGGACTGGAATGCGCCGGGACAGCCGTATGTATCGCTGCAGGACTACCCGGCCCTGAGCGTCTGTACACCCTCGGTACATGATACCAGCACTATGCGTGAATGGTGGGAACGTGAAGGGGAACAGGAAGGATTCTGGCACAGTCTCGGATTCCAGGAACCCTGCCCGGGTGAATTCACTGCCGATACCGCCATGCGGGTATACCAGCGACTGCTTGAGTGCAATTCCCAGATCTGTATGTTCCAGATCCAGGATCTGTTCGTCCTGGATCCGGAACTGCGGGTAGAGGATCCGGGTCTGGAACGAATCAACGTGCCCGGAACCCTGAATGATTTCAACTGGACCTATCGCATCCCGATGGATGTACAGGAACTGAAGAAATACACAACCCTGAATACACGGGTTGCCGAACTGACCGGCCCACGAGCCGAAAGGACAGTCTGA
- a CDS encoding methyl-accepting chemotaxis protein: MKLHAGLQALFWALTLAAGILLPAAGFVAVAVVCAAGSLALGTRRSTVEPATPSVTATPAEAAVPREATVPGEIPDITDPADSPLDDLPHAGSASAPAGQDMAAARQLLDRLAEVLVQLPSRNGMMNEARRLTDDELRPRLQQLREDTGQVLNDVSRAYDISDNLSKTANDAFALAAKVQKGIENINETLRQSLQNTEFLEEQSRKISRILDLMGDISSQIQVLSMNASIVSARAGVHGKGFEVVAKEIRTLSHQTEESLQEIASSIEGIQQTIRTVGGDTHEADRAAAEETKSLMSVAGSLQGVQLAVEVVHTVSTTSRDRIQQQSERLAELEGLYNRLDEALQEADGESDQRQELQGLIEELRGRLG, encoded by the coding sequence ATGAAACTGCATGCTGGATTACAGGCGCTGTTCTGGGCGTTGACTCTGGCCGCCGGGATTTTACTGCCGGCGGCTGGTTTTGTTGCCGTCGCGGTTGTCTGTGCTGCCGGCTCGCTTGCCCTGGGTACTCGCCGCTCCACGGTCGAGCCGGCAACCCCGAGTGTAACGGCCACCCCGGCCGAGGCAGCCGTTCCGCGCGAAGCGACCGTTCCGGGCGAAATACCCGATATCACGGATCCTGCAGATTCACCCCTGGATGATCTCCCCCACGCTGGTTCCGCGAGCGCTCCGGCCGGGCAGGACATGGCAGCGGCCAGGCAGCTCCTTGATCGTCTGGCTGAAGTGCTGGTACAGCTGCCCTCCCGGAATGGAATGATGAACGAGGCTCGTCGCCTTACCGACGACGAGTTGCGCCCGCGTCTGCAGCAGCTGCGGGAGGACACCGGGCAAGTGCTGAACGATGTGTCGCGCGCATATGATATATCCGACAATCTCAGTAAGACCGCCAATGATGCCTTTGCCCTGGCAGCCAAGGTTCAGAAGGGTATCGAGAACATCAACGAAACCCTGCGCCAGTCGCTACAGAATACCGAGTTTCTGGAGGAACAGTCCCGCAAGATCAGTCGAATCCTGGACTTGATGGGTGACATATCATCCCAGATTCAGGTGTTGTCGATGAATGCCTCAATCGTTTCGGCGCGAGCCGGGGTTCATGGCAAGGGATTTGAGGTCGTGGCCAAGGAGATACGAACACTGTCGCATCAGACCGAGGAGTCGCTTCAGGAGATCGCATCTTCGATCGAGGGTATTCAGCAGACGATTCGTACGGTTGGCGGGGATACCCACGAGGCCGATCGGGCTGCCGCCGAGGAAACCAAATCCCTGATGTCGGTGGCCGGCTCGCTGCAGGGGGTGCAGCTGGCAGTCGAGGTGGTGCACACCGTCAGCACCACTTCACGGGATCGGATACAGCAGCAGAGCGAGCGTCTTGCCGAGCTGGAGGGGCTGTACAACCGGCTGGATGAAGCCCTGCAGGAGGCCGACGGGGAGTCCGACCAGAGACAGGAATTGCAGGGGTTGATTGAGGAGCTTCGCGGCCGTCTGGGGTGA
- a CDS encoding alpha/beta hydrolase, with protein sequence MHRPHHPFLTEAAGVPFQKADGAVILLHGRGGTARDILQIVNYLDGIDNLHVVAPQAAGNAWYPQRFLAPLEQNQPHLDDALSVVDELVQQLLDAGLPRTSLFLGGFSQGACLAAEYLSRNPQQLGGVFCLAGGLIGPPGTTWSSPGSAAGTPVYLGCAELDPHIPIERVHETVNRLQQIGCKTELHTFTGSEHRITEAELHAVESMLNHLG encoded by the coding sequence ATGCATCGTCCCCATCATCCCTTCCTGACTGAGGCCGCCGGCGTCCCGTTCCAGAAAGCCGACGGCGCGGTAATCCTGCTGCATGGCCGCGGCGGCACCGCCCGCGACATCCTGCAGATTGTCAATTACCTTGACGGTATCGATAATCTGCATGTGGTCGCACCCCAGGCTGCCGGAAACGCCTGGTATCCCCAGCGTTTTCTGGCCCCGCTGGAGCAGAATCAGCCCCACCTGGACGATGCTTTGTCGGTGGTGGACGAGCTTGTCCAACAGCTGCTTGATGCCGGTCTGCCGCGCACCAGCCTGTTTCTGGGCGGTTTTTCCCAGGGCGCCTGTCTGGCTGCCGAGTACCTCAGCCGGAATCCGCAGCAACTGGGCGGGGTTTTCTGCCTTGCCGGGGGGCTGATCGGCCCGCCGGGCACAACTTGGTCAAGCCCGGGATCAGCCGCCGGGACTCCGGTATACCTGGGCTGCGCAGAACTGGATCCGCATATTCCGATCGAGCGTGTACACGAAACCGTAAACCGGCTGCAGCAGATCGGCTGTAAAACCGAGCTACACACCTTTACCGGCAGTGAGCATCGCATCACCGAGGCTGAACTGCATGCCGTAGAGTCAATGCTGAACCACCTGGGCTGA
- a CDS encoding alpha-amylase family glycosyl hydrolase: MQHTAVHHTTWHRDAIFYHIYPLGFCGDRGLAAIREAIPHLKKLGVTALYLGPVFASSNHGYDTSDYFRIDPRLGTEQDFRDLVHDLHRSDIRVVLDGVFNHVGREFWAFSRLQEEGSSSAYRHWFSDVDFSTPNPYGDPFSYQGWEGHFDLVTLNLEHEPVQEHLLQAVEWMISNLGIDGLRLDVAYCLPKWFLRRLRSHTDNLHPDFYLLGEVIHGDYGSFLGDDLLHAVTNYECFKGLWSSHNDANYFEIAHSITRQFGDGAQDKGVSGGHALYNFADNHDVDRVASVLDNPAHVFPLYGILMTLPGSPSLYYGSEFALTGRKQDGDDRPLRPDWARVTDSVCTQSGDHSHGADLQTWLQKLADVRTRHPALRSSCISLLHVAHQQIAYLRSTEDQQIVVAMNAGAEPSLLQLKNLPGNRLQNLLGHNSEIPLSNGSAAIELPAYGTALYEVIQ, from the coding sequence ATGCAGCACACTGCAGTACATCACACAACATGGCATCGCGACGCAATTTTCTATCATATCTACCCCCTGGGATTCTGCGGGGATCGTGGACTGGCCGCAATCCGTGAGGCAATCCCGCATCTGAAGAAGCTCGGGGTAACAGCCTTGTATCTGGGACCGGTATTCGCCTCCAGCAATCACGGTTATGATACCTCTGATTACTTCCGCATTGATCCGCGGCTTGGCACCGAACAGGATTTTCGGGATCTGGTTCACGACCTGCACCGCTCTGATATCCGGGTTGTGCTGGACGGGGTATTCAATCATGTTGGCCGCGAGTTCTGGGCCTTCAGCCGATTACAGGAGGAAGGCTCCTCCTCGGCGTATCGACACTGGTTCAGCGATGTTGATTTTTCTACACCCAACCCGTATGGTGATCCCTTCAGCTATCAGGGCTGGGAGGGTCATTTTGACCTGGTCACCCTGAACCTCGAGCATGAGCCGGTACAGGAGCATCTGTTGCAGGCTGTCGAGTGGATGATCAGCAACCTTGGGATAGATGGTCTCAGGCTGGATGTTGCCTACTGTCTCCCGAAGTGGTTCCTGCGCCGACTGCGGAGTCATACCGACAACCTGCACCCTGATTTCTATCTGTTGGGTGAGGTTATTCACGGTGACTATGGGAGTTTTCTCGGCGATGACCTGCTTCACGCCGTCACCAACTATGAGTGCTTCAAGGGCTTGTGGTCGTCACACAACGATGCCAATTATTTCGAGATTGCCCACTCCATTACCCGTCAGTTCGGAGATGGGGCGCAGGATAAGGGTGTTTCCGGTGGTCACGCCCTATACAACTTTGCTGATAATCACGATGTTGACCGTGTTGCCTCGGTTCTGGACAATCCTGCCCATGTCTTTCCGCTGTATGGTATATTAATGACACTCCCGGGAAGTCCCTCGCTGTATTACGGAAGCGAGTTCGCCCTGACCGGCAGAAAACAGGATGGGGATGATCGCCCGCTGCGCCCGGATTGGGCAAGGGTTACCGACAGCGTATGCACACAATCGGGCGACCATTCCCACGGGGCCGATCTGCAGACCTGGCTGCAGAAGCTGGCGGATGTCCGCACCCGGCACCCTGCGCTTCGCAGCAGTTGCATCAGCCTGCTGCATGTTGCCCACCAGCAGATTGCCTACTTGCGCAGCACAGAAGACCAGCAGATTGTTGTCGCGATGAATGCAGGGGCTGAACCATCGCTCCTGCAGCTGAAAAATCTCCCCGGAAACAGGCTGCAGAATCTGCTTGGCCACAACAGCGAGATTCCGCTGTCCAACGGGTCGGCTGCCATCGAGCTGCCGGCATACGGGACGGCTCTATACGAGGTAATACAATGA
- a CDS encoding PP2C family protein-serine/threonine phosphatase, which translates to MLQELFLLSFPVVLVFVFPMWWEIRRRPEFGKRPKTLALAMLAFAAAGGVAAALYFELIPHTQLVLLSAAGWMIALYLAAVLLLEYSIHRQRIRDSFFTDDLSAQLRKMSPAVLLLTGSSLLLLVLAVMEALLEAEFGGYLFGFPLIGILIGAVLAATLGITDLFDFQAGVVRRKRYPFIWFGLSALMVVPLAGTGQADFYVLFVLLQLSFALRVYQEYFFARFIHLNDLFARLQDTIRVRNELVDKIIHSPLQDDYKVVQGMFMDSLAAAQAEAVLPQYGITGAAIYRRVGDELIIEHTEYTYGYCTPLYELDTVRKMSREQLVQKLVEDRFHMRKLLTHAETDTRQFGRSYLRSMIESKQPVKIQNIPDCYKGIIDLMVLYPVVDQDIVTGCIVIFKDSFHDVFPQEDKSLRTFANNLSTVFNIMVGKQMQEERNRLQGEMDIATNIQTSILPKEFAIPGFEIAASMETATEVGGDVYDWVAAENGNYLAIGDVSGHGLPSGIMALIQTAAFHGAVRAARHQQRELSPAELYNIVNQVLCTINRDRIGADKFMTGNYFYQQDGRFTHAGAHEIALLYSASEGTVREIQDTVRKTGYLGISEYVDGATSAGEFEMSAGDVLVLYTDGIIEAMDGKDQQFGIPRMGQVLQQYGSSTPAEIVQALRDEVRSFAENGDLSRHNGRFADDITMMVIKRTGN; encoded by the coding sequence ATGCTGCAGGAATTGTTTTTACTGAGTTTTCCGGTGGTGCTGGTGTTTGTTTTCCCGATGTGGTGGGAGATTCGCCGCCGACCGGAGTTTGGCAAGCGACCGAAAACACTGGCACTGGCGATGCTGGCCTTCGCTGCTGCCGGCGGGGTTGCCGCTGCACTGTATTTCGAGCTGATCCCGCATACGCAGCTGGTTCTGCTGTCGGCTGCAGGCTGGATGATTGCCCTGTATCTGGCAGCCGTGTTGCTGCTGGAGTATTCGATTCATCGGCAGAGGATCCGTGACAGTTTTTTTACTGATGACCTGTCTGCACAGCTGCGCAAGATGAGCCCGGCAGTACTGCTGCTGACCGGTTCTTCGCTGCTGCTGCTGGTTCTGGCGGTTATGGAGGCTTTGCTGGAGGCGGAGTTCGGTGGTTATCTCTTCGGATTTCCCCTGATCGGTATCCTGATCGGGGCTGTGCTGGCCGCGACGCTGGGGATTACCGATCTGTTTGATTTTCAGGCCGGTGTAGTGCGCCGCAAGCGGTATCCCTTTATCTGGTTCGGGCTTTCAGCCCTGATGGTGGTACCGCTGGCTGGTACCGGGCAAGCAGATTTCTACGTGCTCTTTGTTCTTTTACAGCTTTCGTTTGCACTGCGGGTATACCAGGAATATTTCTTTGCACGCTTTATCCACCTGAACGATCTGTTCGCCCGTTTGCAGGACACCATTCGGGTGCGAAACGAGCTGGTCGACAAGATTATTCACTCCCCGCTGCAGGACGATTATAAGGTGGTGCAGGGGATGTTTATGGATTCCCTGGCCGCGGCCCAGGCCGAGGCGGTTCTGCCGCAGTACGGAATCACCGGGGCGGCGATCTATCGGCGTGTCGGCGACGAACTGATTATCGAGCATACCGAGTATACCTACGGCTACTGCACACCGTTGTATGAGCTGGACACCGTACGCAAGATGAGCCGTGAGCAGCTGGTGCAGAAGCTGGTAGAGGATCGGTTTCATATGCGGAAACTGCTTACCCATGCCGAGACCGATACCCGGCAGTTCGGCCGATCCTATCTGCGGAGCATGATCGAAAGCAAGCAGCCGGTTAAGATCCAGAACATCCCCGATTGCTATAAAGGCATCATTGATCTGATGGTGCTGTACCCGGTGGTAGATCAGGATATCGTTACCGGCTGTATTGTCATCTTCAAGGACAGTTTTCATGATGTGTTTCCACAGGAGGATAAAAGCCTGCGCACCTTTGCCAATAACCTGAGCACGGTTTTCAACATAATGGTTGGCAAGCAGATGCAGGAGGAGCGAAACCGGCTGCAGGGTGAAATGGATATTGCGACCAATATCCAGACCTCAATCCTGCCGAAAGAGTTTGCTATTCCCGGATTCGAGATTGCTGCCTCGATGGAGACCGCGACCGAGGTTGGCGGGGATGTGTACGACTGGGTTGCCGCAGAGAATGGTAATTATCTTGCCATTGGCGATGTGTCGGGGCACGGGCTGCCATCCGGTATCATGGCATTGATTCAGACCGCCGCCTTTCATGGTGCAGTTCGGGCCGCCAGGCATCAGCAGCGCGAACTCAGCCCTGCAGAGCTGTATAATATTGTTAACCAGGTACTGTGCACCATCAATCGGGACCGGATCGGTGCTGACAAGTTCATGACCGGGAACTACTTTTATCAGCAGGATGGACGGTTCACCCATGCCGGAGCACACGAGATTGCCCTGTTGTATTCTGCAAGTGAGGGAACCGTCCGGGAAATCCAGGATACGGTACGGAAAACCGGCTACCTGGGAATATCCGAGTATGTGGATGGGGCTACCTCGGCCGGCGAGTTCGAGATGTCTGCGGGCGATGTCCTGGTGCTGTACACCGACGGTATTATCGAGGCCATGGACGGAAAGGATCAGCAGTTCGGTATTCCCCGTATGGGGCAGGTGCTGCAGCAGTATGGCAGCAGTACACCGGCAGAGATTGTACAGGCACTGCGGGACGAGGTCCGCAGCTTTGCCGAGAACGGGGATCTGTCCAGGCACAACGGACGTTTCGCCGACGATATTACCATGATGGTAATTAAGCGTACCGGAAATTAA